The genomic segment CCCGCCGTAGAGCGCATCACCAATCAGCGGAAAGCGCTTGTGGGCCAGGTGCACGCGGATCTGATGGGTGCGCCCGGTCTCGAGCTTGCAGCGTACATGGGTATGGTGACGGAAGCGCTCGGAGACTCGGTAGTGGGTCACCGCCGGCTTGCCGTTGCCGGTCACCGCCTGGCGCTTGCGATCCTTGGGATGGCGGCCGATGGGCGCATCCACGGTGCCGCCGGAGGTCATCACCCCGGTGACGATGGCATCGTACTCGCGGGACATGCTGCGCGCCTGCAGCTGCTCGACCAGCGCAGCCTGGGCAGCCAGCGTCTTGGCCACCACCATCAGCCCGGTGGTGTCCTTGTCGAGGCGGTGGACGATGCCGGCGCGGGGAATGCTCGCCGCCGCAGGGTGATGGTGCAGCACGGCGTTGAGCAGGGTGCCATCCGGGTTGCCCGCGGCGGGGTGGACCACCAGCCCCGCCGGCTTGTTGATCACCAGCACCTCTGCATCCTCGAAGACGATATCCAGCGCCATCGCCTGGGGCTCGAAGCGAGTGTCCTCCTCGAGCTCGGCGCGCAGCAGCAGCTGCTCGCCGCCGTGGAGCTTGTCCTTGGGCCGCCGCTGCTCGCCATCGACGGTCAGCGCCCCCTGCTGGATCCAGCCCTTGAGGCGCTCGCGGGAGAAGTCGTCAAACAGCTCGGCTGCGGCCTGATCGAGGCGCTGGCCGGCCATGGCGTCGGGGACGCGGGCGTCACGGTGTAGGGTCTCGGACATGATGAAACGGCGGGGCCTGTGTGTTTTGCAAACGGGTGCGTTATAGTGAGCCGATTGTGGCAGATTGCGAACGATTCTAGCATGGCCACCCGGGTTGTTTGATACGAGGATCAAGATGCGCGTTATGCTTACCGGCACCCGGTTCGGTGCCTTCGCCCTCG from the Halomonas sp. 1513 genome contains:
- a CDS encoding 23S rRNA pseudouridine(1911/1915/1917) synthase encodes the protein MSETLHRDARVPDAMAGQRLDQAAAELFDDFSRERLKGWIQQGALTVDGEQRRPKDKLHGGEQLLLRAELEEDTRFEPQAMALDIVFEDAEVLVINKPAGLVVHPAAGNPDGTLLNAVLHHHPAAASIPRAGIVHRLDKDTTGLMVVAKTLAAQAALVEQLQARSMSREYDAIVTGVMTSGGTVDAPIGRHPKDRKRQAVTGNGKPAVTHYRVSERFRHHTHVRCKLETGRTHQIRVHLAHKRFPLIGDALYGGRLKLPPGADDALKDLLRGFPRQALHARKLAFLHPASGQRVEYRAELPDDMLMLLDYLRDDHATMR